The Budorcas taxicolor isolate Tak-1 chromosome 18, Takin1.1, whole genome shotgun sequence genome window below encodes:
- the AURKC gene encoding aurora kinase C, whose translation MSHRGTARKAGGMQPAVAAAGQSVPGAPATRRFTIEDFEIGRPLGKGKFGNVYLARLKKNHFIVALKVLFKSQIEKEGLEHQLRREVEIQAHLQHPNILRLYNYFHDARRVYLILEYAPKGELYKALQRSHTFDEQRTATIIEELADALIYCHEKKVIHRDIKPENLLLGLMGEVKIADFGWSVHTPSLRRRTTCGTLDYLPPEMIEGRTYDEKVDLWCIGVLCYELLVGNPPFESASTSETYRRILKVDLRFPPSMSSGARDLISKLLRFQPLERLPLVRVLEHPWIQAHSQRVLPPSVQRAF comes from the exons ATGAGCCATCGAGGAACTGCGAGGAAGGCGGGCGGGATGCAGCCCGCAG tagctgcagcaggtCAATCGGTGCCCGGAGCCCCAGCCAC GCGGCGTTTCACAATTGAGGATTTTGAAATCGGGCGTCCTCTCGGCAAGGGAAAATTTGGGAATGTGTACCTGGCTCGCCTGAAGAAAAACCATTTCATCGTGGCCCTGAAAGTCCTGTTCAAGTCCCAGATAGAGAAGGAAGGCCTGGAACACCAGCTGCGCAGGGAAGTTGAAATCCAGGCCCATCTCCA ACACCCCAATATCCTGCGCCTGTACAACTACTTCCATGATGCGCGCCGGGTGTACCTGATTTTAGAATATGCCCCAAAGGGCGAGCTTTACAAGGCGCTGCAAAGGAGTCACACGTTTGACGAACAGCGTACAGCCACG ATAATAGAGGAGTTGGCAGATGCTCTGATCTACTGCCATGAAAAGAAGGTGATTCACAGGGACATTAAGCCAGAGAACCTGCTGCTGGGGCTCATGGGTGAAGTGAAGATCGCAGACTTCGGCTGGTCTGTGCACACCCCCTCTCTGAG GAGAAGGACCACGTGTGGGACGCTGGACTACTTGCCCCCAGAAATGATTGAGGGGAGAACATACGATGAGAAGGTGGATCTATGGTGCATTGGGGTGCTCTGCTACGAGTTGCTGGTAGGAAATCCACCCTTTGAGAGTGCCTCCACTAGTGAGACCTACAGACGCATCCTCAAG GTAGATTTAAGGTTTCCTCCATCAATGTCTTCGGGGGCTCGGGACCTGATCTCCAAGCTTCTCAGATTCCAGCCCTTGGAGAGGCTGCCCTTGGTCCGGGTCTTGGAGCACCCATGGATCCAGGCCCACTCTCAGAGGGTGCTGCCCCCATCTGTTCAGCGGGCTTTCTGA